From Toxorhynchites rutilus septentrionalis strain SRP chromosome 2, ASM2978413v1, whole genome shotgun sequence, a single genomic window includes:
- the LOC129771533 gene encoding U6 small nuclear RNA (adenine-(43)-N(6))-methyltransferase, whose protein sequence is MSMNKFMHPRNIYREKPDFLALVKLYPELTKVTYVDMSGRLKLNYKDVTALQLLTCCLLRRDFGLEIELPPDKLIPTLPLRLNYILWLEDIEGTFGWKNRSAVRGLDIGCGASCIYPLLATVQSKHRWKMVGLERSNDSVECARKNVTRNGLGDEIKIVQQDNSEKTILKAFMASQMERFDFCMCNPPFFDDGVETKMENRTGRRKEPSNAKTGSSAELSTDGGEVRFVGQIIEESMELRDRIHVYTSMIGHKRNYEELLRMLKGHGINNMTTTRFCQGNTTRWGIAWSFSSDIVLSKVANHITSVKQKSPDKPLGIKLFTEENVPSLEEAQCKVMRVLSPLNLGVRVLEGTDQEMMWELSAQENTWSHQRRKRREAQRKLSPGGENSRNKLREESEIVETNESPCKRSKTNHGDPDEPILKGVLCLKRLPGDGYYLALSYTSGSAGKDATNQILQYIKNTLKI, encoded by the exons ATGTCTATGAATAAATTTATGCATCCTCGCAACATATACCGCGAGAAGCCAGATTTTTTGGCGCTGGTCAAATTGTACCCGGAATTAACTAAAGTCACCTATGTG GATATGAGTGGCCGTCTAAAACTGAACTATAAGGACGTGACCGCACTTCAACTGCTGACATGCTGTTTGCTGAGACGAGATTTCGGATTAGAGATAGAACTTCCCCCGGATAAATTGATTCCCACGCTACCTTTGCGGTTAAACTATATTCTATGGTTGGAAGATATTGAAGGTACGTTTGGGTGGAAGAATCGGTCAGCTGTTAGAGGATTGGACATTGGATGTGGCGCTTCCTGCATCTATCCATTGTTGGCCACAGTGCAATCAAAACATCGTTGGAAAATGGTCGGTTTGGAACGGTCCAACGACAGTGTGGAGTgtgcaagaaaaaatgtaacaagAAACGGGTTGGGCGATGAAATAAAGATTGTGCAGCAAGACAACAGTGAGAAAACAATATTGAAGGCATTTATGGCGAGCCAAATGGAACGGTTTGATTTTTGCATGTGCAATCCTCCGTTTTTCGATGATGGCGTTGAAACGAAGATGGAAAATCGCACTGGTAGGAGAAAGGAACCGTCCAATGCTAAGACAGGTTCTAGCGCGGAATTGAGCACAGATGGTGGCGAAGTTCGGTTTGTGGGACAGATAATAGAAGAAAGCATGGAACTGAGGGATCGAATCCATGTATATACTTCAATGATTGGACATAAACGGAATTACGAAGAACTTCTTCGTATGTTGAAAGGACATGGTATCAACAATATGACCACAACAAGGTTTTGTCAGGGGAACACTACCCGATGGGGCATTGCTTGGAGTTTCTCAAGTGACATCGTTTTATCTAAAGTTGCAAATCATATAACTTCGGTCAAACAAAAGTCACCCGACAAACCCTTGGGAATAAAGTTGTTCACAGAGGAAAACGTTCCATCTCTCGAGGAAGCACAGTGTAAAGTCATGAGGGTTTTGTCACCACTAAACCTTGGAGTGCGAGTGCTGGAAGGCACCGATCAAGAAATGATGTGGGAATTATCGGCTCAAGAAAACACTTGGTCACATCAACGTCGGAAGAGACGAGAGGCCCAAAGGAAACTGAGTCCAGGTGGAGAAAACTCACGCAATAAGCTGCGAGAAGAATCCGAGATTGTCGAAACCAATGAATCTCCCTGCAAACGATCGAAAACGAACCATGGCGATCCTGATGAACCAATACTCAAAGGTGTACTTTGTTTAAAAAGGCTGCCTGGCGACGGATACTATCTTGCGCTAAGTTATACGAGTGGATCAGCTGGAAAGGATGCAACAAACCAAATACTGCAGTACATAAAAAACACTTTGAAAATATAA
- the LOC129771535 gene encoding nucleoporin Nup37, whose amino-acid sequence MDAHNSSPPTHLISFPDKIVAFELSSYEWSQNLLCAAMSDKLILGVIRFPEESENECFEWNELKEVHHESRCHTLAFAPETSLAVFPKVVIICTAGADFGLRLFNSDLEDDNTVQVLQGHRSYVNQISWDPDGEYLASCGDDNMCIMWKRKEEYTKGPTFFFGSAVVSARWHPDEPGKVLIAEKSGIVHLYNVDSKLAILSVETNKNPLNYADWSLNNSAFVVALAGGELIFWDLKKPSRPIENKRIHEDCGHIVKFSPHSETVVASVGRPKASLKVIHIKNQIPQVEARLSLYGGLCWHYQLPYVVAGQDRKLCFWKISA is encoded by the exons ATGGATGCTCATAACAGCTCCCCACCTACCCACTTAATATCTTTTCCGGATAAAATTGTAGCCTTCGAGCTATCCAGCTATGAATGGTCCCAGAATTTGCTGTGTGCAGCAATGTCTGATAAGCTGATACTAGGAGTGATTCGATTTCCG GAGGAAAGCGAGAACGAATGTTTCGAATGGAATGAACTCAAGGAAGTTCATCACGAAAGCCGATGCCACACGTTGGCCTTCGCGCCGGAAACATCCCTGGCCGTTTTCCCCAAAGTGGTTATCATTTGTACAGCGGGAGCCGATTTTGGACTGAGGCTTTTCAACAGCGATTTGGAAGACGACAACACCGTACAAGTGCTCCAAGGACATCGGAGTTACGTGAATCAAATTAGCTGGGATCCCGATGGGGAGTATTTGGCTTCTTGTGGAGATGACAACATGTGTATAATGTGGAAGCGCAAGGAAGAGTATACCAAAGGTCCCACGTTCTTTTTCGGCTCGGCAGTTGTGTCGGCTAGGTGGCACCCAGACGAACCGGGGAAAGTTCTGATTGCGGAGAAATCCGGTATCGTACATTTGTACAATGTGGATTCGAAGCTGGCAATACTATCGGTTGAAACCAATAAGAATCCGCTGAATTATGCCGATTGGAGTCTGAATAACTCAGCTTTCGTTGTGGCTCTCGCAGGAGGGGAACTCATATTTTGGGACCTTAAGAAGCCGAGTAGGCCAATCGAGAACAAACGAATTCATGAGGATTGCGGCCACATCGTTAAGTTTTCGCCTCATTCGGAAACCGTTGTCGCAAGCGTGGGAAGACCTAAGGCGTCTTTGAAGGTTATTCACATCAAGAATCAAATTCCGCAAGTGGAGGCGAGACTGTCGCTGTATGGAGGACTTTGCTGGCATTATCAGTTACCGTATGTGGTAGCTGGACAGGATAGAAAGTTATGTTTCTGGAAAATTTCTGCGTAA